The Mycobacterium seoulense genomic interval TAGGGGTTGCGCGGATGCCCGTAGATCGGCTCGTCTTCCTCGAACCACCGCAACGAATTCCACTCGAAGCGCACCGTCCCGGCCACGGGGCTGTCACCCTCGGCGTCGAAGACCCGTGCGGCCGACGGGTGGGTCTGGCCGGCGCCCTCGAGGGCGTGCAACCGCGACGGACCGAACTGCACCTTCTGCGGATGGTTCTCGTCGCGCAGGAACTCCGCCCGGACATCGGTCAACGGGATGTAGTACTGCGGGTAGTACGGGACCTCCCACACATAGCGGGCGGCGGTGGTGTCGAACACCAGCGCGTCGCCGAGATAGCCGCGCACCCGGCGCGGCGCGGGCTCGACCCGGCCACGGGCGGCCGCCGCCTGGGGGTAGTCACGCCCGGCGGTCACGGCTGACCCTTGGCGGCCAGGCCGGCCGGAGCGTGGGCGATCGCCGACCGGATCGCGTCGGCCAGCGCCAGGGCGCTTTCCTCGGTGAGCTCCAGCGCCACCCGCGCCGACGGCCCGAGCGCCGGGTTGATCACGTCGATGTTGACGGTGTGGCCGTAGGGCGCGTGGACCGGGTGGTCGACGTAGACCGTCGCGCGGCCGGCGGCGAACCACCCCGTGGGGCCCTTGCCGCTGCCGTCGATCGCGACATGTTCGGTGCGATGGGTGCACATGGCGGGCAAACCTAGCCTTTCAGGTGGGTGGCGAAGAAGGCATCGATGCGGCGCCAGCCGTCGACCGCCGCCTCCGGCCGGTACGCGGGGCGATCGACCGAGAAGAACGAGTGGCCCGCGCCCGCATAGGAGTGGAACTCGTGCGGCTTGTTCAGCTGGTTGAGCTTCTCGTCCAGCGCGGCCACCGAGGCGGGCGACGGGAATCGGTCGTCGAGCCCGAACAGGCCGAGCAACGGGCAGCTCAGGTTCGGCGCCAACTCCAGGATCGGCTTCATGGTCTTGGGCATGCCCTCGGGCGGATCCTCGACGATGAAGGCGCCGTAACAGTCCACGACGGCGTCGAACTGCAGCGAACACGCCGCCAGGTACGCGTGCCGCCCGCCCGAGCAGTGCCCGATCACGCCGAACCGCCCGTTGGCGCCCGGCAGGGTGCGCAGGTGCTCGACCGCGCCCGCGACGTCGCCGACGAGCCGGTCGTCGGGGACCCCGCCGGCCGCGCGCGCCGCCGCGGCCGCGTCGTCGGGCGACGCGCCCGGTGCCTCACGCGAATACAGGTTCGGGGCCACCGCGTGGTAGCCGCTGACGGCGAGGCGCCGGACGAACTCCTTGGTCTCGCGGTCATAGCCGGGCATGTGGTGGATCCACACGACTCCGCCGCGTGCCCCCTCGGCGAGGGGCGTGGCGCGGTATGCCTCGATCTCGTCGCCGCCGTGGCCGGTGATGGTGACGGTTTCCGCGCGAATCGCGTCTGGGCTGAGCGCGTTCATGGCTATCCTTCGGGCCTCCCTGGTCGGGCCGCAACCGGACGCGGAGCGCATGCGGCTGGTCGGGCCGCCCCGCCGGACACCAACGTATCGGAACACCCGCGCGACGGGGAGGGCCGACCGACTGCGCTGCACGGCTCGACGCGCGTGTCATGCGACCTCTTACCCCTCGCGGACGTCACGCTGTAGGAGACGCCGGGCGAGAACCGGCCGCGCGGATGATTGGGGCACTGCACGTGGTTGACAGCGCTGAACATCGAGACCCGCCACACCATCCCGGAGATCAGGGTCATCACCGGCTGGTGGGCCAGCCGCATCGCGAGGACGAGGGGGCGATCGTCGAGGCCGAACAACGAGCCGCCCGGTTGCGTTCCGCCGGGCACCGTTTCGGCCGGCGGGGACAGCGGTTCGACCGGCGTTCACCGTTCGTCATGGGTTTGACCGCATCGGCCGGCGTGGCCGTGACGTACGCGGCGGTGCGCGTCCTCGGGTCGATGTCGTCCGTACTGGTGTTGATCGGCGTGGCGATGTTCTTCGCGCTCGGGCTCGAGACGGCCGTGTCGTGGCTCGTCAATCACAAGCTGCCGCGCTGGGCGGCGGTCACGGTCGTGGTCGCGGCCGTCTTCGCCCTCATCGCCGGGACGGTGGCCGCGACCATACCCCCGCTGGTCCAGGAGGCGCGCCAGCTCGTCGAGCAACTGCCGCATTACCTGCAGCACGCCCACGATCGCTCGTCGCTCATCGGCCGGCTCGACGAGCGGATCCACCTGCAACAGCGGATCACCGAGATGGTCAGTGGCTCCGGCCGTTTCACCTTCGCGGGGATCCTGCGGACCGGGTCAGAGGTGTTCGGTGTCCTGTCCCATGTCGGCGTCGTGGCCATGCTGACCATCTACTTCATCGCCGATATGCGCCGCATCCGGGCCGGCTTCTACCGGCTCATGCCGAACTCCCGGCGGCCGCGCGCCATCCTCATCGGCGACGAGGTGGTGGCGAAGTTCGGTGCCTATCTCTTCGGCAACGTGCTGACGTCGGTCATCGCGGGATTCGCCACCTTCGTCTGGTGTGTCCTGCTCGACGTCCCCTACGCGGTCCTGCTGGGGGTGGTGGTGGCCGTCTTGGACCTGTTCCCCTACGGCTCAACCGTTGGCGGATTCATCGTCGCAGCGGTCGCGCTCAGCGTCTCGATCCCGGTCGCCATCGCGACCGTCGCCTTCTACATGGGATTTCGGTTGGGTGAGGATTATCTGCTGACCCCCAGGATCGTTGGCCGGGCGGTCCGGGTCCCGGCCGGCGTCACGGTGGTCGCCGTGTTGCTCGGCGCCGCGTGGTTGGGCGTGGTCGGGGCGCTGGTGGCGATCCCGCTCGCGGCGGCCCTGCAGCTGCTCGCGCAGGAACTGCTGTTTCCCGCGCTGGACGAGGCGTGAGATGGTACCGAAAGCCGTTGTGAGCGAAGGCGCTTTACGCCCGGGCCGCCTCGCGGACCCCGGTGAGGTCGAGGGCGATGTCGACGAGCATGTCTTCCTGCCCGCCCACCATCCTGCGGCGGCCGGCCTCGACGAGCAGGGAGCGCGCGTCGACGCCGAACCGTTCGGCCGCGGCCTCGGCATGACGCAGGAAGCTGGAGTACACGCCGGCGTAGCCGAGCGTCAGCGTCTCGCGATCGACGCGCACCGGGCGCTGCTGCAGCGGGCGGACGAGGTCGTCGGCGGCATCCTCGAGGGCGTTCAGGTCGCAGCCGTGTTCCCAGCCCATCCGGGTGGCGGCCGCGATGAAGACCTCCAGCGGGGCGTTGCCCGCGCCGGCGCCCATGCCGGCCAGGGATGCGTCGACGCGCCGGCACCCGTGCTCGACGGCGACCATCGAGTTGGCCACGCCCAGGGCGAGGTTGTGGTGCGCGTGGATGCCGACTTCGGTTTCAGCACAGAGCGTTTGGCGCACCGCGTCGACGCGCTCGGCGACATCGCGCATGGTCATTGCACCGCCGGAGTCGACGACGTACACGCAGCCCGCCCCGTATTCCTCCATCAGCTTCGCCTGCTCGGCCAGGGCCTGCGGGGTGGTCAGGTGGCTCATCATCAGGAAGCCGACGGTGTCCATACCCAGCTCGCGGGCGGCGGCGATATGGTGCGCGGAGATGTCGGCCTCGGTGCAGTGGGTGGCGACCCGCACCACGGCGGCCCCGGACCGGTGCGCCGCGGCGAGGTCGCGAACGGTCCCGATGCCCGGCAGGATCAGCGTGGCGATCTTGGCGCGGCGGACCGCCCCGGCGACTGCCTCGATCCACTCCAGGTCGGTGTGTGCGCCGAACCCGTACACGCAGCTGGAGCCGCCCAGCCCGTCGCCGTGGGCAACCTCGATGGAGTCCACGCCGGCCGCGTCCAGCGCCGCGGCGATCTCGGCGGCCTGGCGCAGCGTGTACTGGTGGCGGACCGCGTGCATCCCGTCGCGCAACGTGACGTCGCTGATGTAGATCGGCTGGGTCACGATCACCCTCCCACGTTCGTCAATGAGTGCGCGGCAATGCTTTTGGCGGTCGCCAGCGCCGCGGAGGTCATGATGTCGAGGTTTCCGGCATAGGCGGGCAGGTAATCGGCGGCGCCGGTCACCTGCAGCAGGGTGGTGACGCGGGTGCCGATGAACTTCCCCGTCTCGGGAATGTGCAGCGGGCCGTCGGGCCCGAACGTCTCGAACTGCACCGGTTGGGCGAGCCGGTAGCCGGGCACGTAGCACCGGACGCGCTCGATCATCGCCGCGATGGACGATTCGATGGCGGCGTGGTCGCAGTCGCCTTCCACGAGGCAATACACCGTGTTGCGCATCAGGATCGGCGGTTCTGCGGGGTTGAGGACGATCATCGCCTTGCCCCGCCGCGCTCCGCCGACGACTTCCAGTGCGGTGGCGGTGGTCTCGGTGAACTCGTCGATGTTGGCGCGGGTACCCGGGCCCGCGGACTTCGAGGAGATCGACGAGACGATCTCGGCGTAGGCCACCGGCGCCGTCCGGTTGACCGCGGCCACGACCGGCACGGTGGCCTGCCCGCCACACGTCACCATGTTGAGGTTCGGCGCGTCGAGATGATCTTCGAGGTTGACCACCGGGACGCAGAACGGGCCGATGGCGGCCGGGGTGAGGTCGAGGACGCGGACTCCGTTGTGGCGCAACTCCTCCCAGTGTTCGACATGGGCCTCCGCCGAGGTGGCGTCGAACACCAAGCGGATCTGCTCGAAGCCCGGCATGGCCAGCAGCCCGTGGACGCCCTCCGATGACGTCGGAACGCCCAGGCGTGTCGCCCGGGCCAGCCCGTCGGAGTTGGGGTCGATACCGATCATCGCCGCCATCGTCAGCGGTCCCCCGCCGCGGCGGATCTTGAGCATCAGGTCGGTGCCGATGTTGCCCGACCCGATGATCGCCACGGGGAATTGCCGACCGGCCATGGGGCTTTCCTTTTCGCTCACTCGAAACTCACGCTGACCGCGCCGAGGCCGGTGATCGAGGCCGCCGCGCGGTCGCCGGCCTCGACGAACGCGGCCGTGGTGTAGGAGCCCGACATCACGAACTGCCCGGCCTCGATCGCCGTTCCGTACTCGGCCAGGGCGTTGGCCAGCCAGGCGACGGCCACCGCAGGGTCACCCATGACGGCGGTGCCGCAGCCCGTTTCGGCGAGCGTGTCGTTCAGGTAGAGCGCCGCGGTGGTGCCGGGCAGGGGCGGCGCGTCCGCGATCGGCACCCACTGCCCCAGCACTACCGCGCCGGAGCTGGCGTTGTCGGCGACGGTGTCCGCCAGGGTGATTCGCCAGTCTGCGATGCGGCTGTCCACGATCTCCAGCGCCGCGGCCACCGCTTCGGTTGCCGCCATCACCTCGGCGGCCGTCACCCCCGGACCGCGCAGCGGTGCCCGCAGCAGGAACGCCACTTCGGGTTCCACCCGCGGTGTACAGAACGCGGCCCGCCGCACCGTCGTCCCCTCGGCCAGCACCATGCTGTCCAGGACGTAGCCGAAGTCGGGCTCACTGACACCCAGCAGTGCCTGCATCGGCGCGGAGGTCAGCCCGATCTTGTGGCCGCGCAGCCGCGCGCCCGCGCCGAGGTGGCGCGCGAGGTTGCGGCGCTGCACCGAATAGGCCTCGGCCACACCGAGGCTCGGGTACGACTCGGTGAGCGGAGGGATCGGGCTGCTGTTCGCCTGCGCCGCGTACAACCGCCGAGCGGCCTCGTCCAGCCGGGCGTCTCGGGCGGTCATCTCGATCATGCGAATTCTCCGGACTCCAGTAGCCGGGTCGCCGACTGGAAGACCAGGCGGGCGTGCAGGTCGAACAGCTTGATCAGGTCAACCGAGTCGCCGCCGACTTCCTTGGCGATGAACAGCCCGTCGGCTCCGGCGATCGCGTAGGTGGTCAGCAGGCGCACGTTCTCGTCATCGAGCCCGGGCGCGACGTCGCGCACGACCGCCTCGAACCGGTGAAAGGTCGCGTCGCGAACTTGTAGGAACATCTCTCTCGCCCGCGGCTCGACCGGGCGGCGCTCCAACGCCAGCATCAGGCCGAGGCGGATGAAGTCGGGCGCATCGAGCAGGGCCTTGGCCACCTGCGTCCCGAGTTCGGTTACCCGCTCCTGAACCAGGGAGCCGCCGGGCAGGTCCAGCGCCGCCAGCCACCGGCCGAAACTGCGCTCGATGACCGCGGCTATCAGGTCGTCCTTGTCGGCGAAGTGCCAGTAGATCGATGTCGGCGGCAGGCCGCTTTTCTTGCTGACCAAGGAGATCGTGGTGCCTTCGTAGCCGCGTTCGGTGGCGACCTCCGTGGCCGCGTCGAGGATCCGCTCACGCGACTGTTCCCCGTTTGCCCGGGTGCGTCGGCGGGTGCGGGATCCGGCGGAGTCGGTGCTACCGGCGTCGGCGGTCACGTTGCCTCCTTTGGGGTGTTGACGGTCACGCTACAAGAGCTTACTGTATGGATCACTACATTAACAAGCCCGGCGAAGGAGCCGAGATGACTGACCGAAAGACCTATGACGTGGCGATCGTCGGCTACGGCCCGGTCGGCTGCACCGCGGCGAACCTGTTGGGCCAGCTGGGCCTGAATGTGGTTGTGGTGGAACGTGACCCCGACATCTATGCGCGGGCGCGCGCCATCTCGATCGACGAGGAGGTGGTTCGCATCTGGCAGCAGGTCGGGCTGGCGGACCGGCTCAACGCCGACATGCAGCCGGGCTGCGGCGCGAGCTTCGTCGACGCCAAGGGCGTGCCCTTCGTCAGGCTGCTGCCCGTGTCGAGGGGTAACGGGCACCCGCCGCAGCAGTTCATCTACCAGCCCGCGCTGGAGAAGGTGCTGCGCGAAGGGGTCGACCGCTTCCCCAACGTGTCCGTCCTGCTCCAGCACGAATGCCTGCGACTGGTCCCGCGAGACGACGGCGTCGAGTTGATGCTCGCCGATCTGACCACCGACGAATTCCGGCGCATCCGCGCCACGTACGTGATCGCCGCCGACGGCGGGTCCAGCGCGACCCGCGCCCAGCTGGGTGTCGGGTTCGGCGGCCGGACGTTCGCTGAGCGCTGGATCGTCATCGACACCAAGGTGCTGAAGGAATGGCCCGGGCACGACCGGCTTCGGTTCCACTGCACCCCCGAACGGCCGACCGTCGACTGCCCCACCCCGCTGGGACACCACCGCTGGGAGTTCCCGGTGCGCGACGAGGAGGACGAGCGCGACCTGCTGTCGGAGGACGCGATCTGGAAGGTGCTGCGCGGCCAGGGGATAACGCCGGACGACGTGCGGATTTTGGGCTTCGCCTGCTACAGCCACCACGTTCGCTTCGCCGACCGGTGGCGGGTGGGCCGGATCTTCCTGGCCGGCGACGCCGCCCACGCGATGCCCCCGTGGATCGGCCAGGGCATGTGCGCGGGGGTGCGGGACGTGGCGAACCTGTGCTGGAAGCTCGGGGCCGTGCTGAACGGGTCGCTGCCGGAATCCGTCCTCGACACCTACCAGACCGAGCGGCTGCCGCACGTGAGGGAGGTGACCAACCGCGCGGTGAAGACCGGCAAGCTCATCATCGAACGCAACCGCTTCCGCGCGGCGGCCCGCAATCACCTCTTCCGCGCCGCGAGCAAGGTGCCCTATTTCCTCACCTGGCTGCGCGACCACCGCTGGTTGCCCGACGCCCGCTACCGGGACGGCCTGCTGGCGCGCAACGGGAACGGCGCCGTCGGCTGGCTCATCCCCCAGCCCCGGGTCCGCGACGAAAAGGGTGACAGCGTCCGTCTCGACGACGTGGTCGGCGGCCGCTGGACCGTGCTGCACACCGGACGCACATCCGAGGGGCCGGACTGGCGGGCCGCGGGCGTGCCCGCCTTGGAGGTCATCCCGCCCGGCAGCGCACCGCGCGCCGACTGCATCGTCGACACCGACGGGTCACTGACCGCATGGCTGCACAAGAAGGGCGCGTCGGCGCTGGTGGTGCGGCCGGACGGCTTCGTCTACGCCGGCGCCGCCGACGGTCAACCCCTGCCGCCGCCGCCGGCGGGCTTCAAGTCGTAAGGAAAGTCCAGTGCCCACGAACACGATCACCGAACGCACCATAAGCGTCAGAGGCAAGGACATCTTCGTCGCCGAGACCGGCAGCGGCCCGGCTGTCGTACTCCTGCACGGAGGCGGACCGGGCGCGTCGGGCCTATCGAATTACGCCCGCAACATCGAGCCGCTCGCCGAGAACTTCCGCGTCGTCGTTCCGGACATGCCCGGTTACGGCCGCTCCACCAAGGGCGTCGACCGGCGAGATCCGTTCGGATACCTCGCCGATCACATCCGGGGCATGCTCGACGAGCTCGGCATCGACAGCGCCCACCTCGTCGGCAACTCCTACGGCGGGTCGTGCGCGCTGCGGCTGGCCCTCGACACCCCGTACCGGGTGAACAAGCTGGTGCTGATGGGGCCGGGCGGCGTCGGGACGAGCCGCGGGCTGCCCAGCGACGGTCTGCGGAGCCTGCTGGCCTACTACCGCGGCGACGGACCGAGCCTGGACAAGCTGCGCACGTTCATCCGTTCGTACCTGGTGCACGACGGCGACGCCGTGCCGGACTCGCTGATCGAGTCCCGCTATCAGGCGTCCATCGACCCCGAGGTCATCGCCAACCCGCCGCTGCAACGCCCCTCGGGGTTGCGCACCCTGTGGCGGATGGACTTCACCCGCGACCACCGGCTCGGCAGCCTCGCGACGCCCACGCTCATCGTCTGGGGCCGCGACGACAAGGTGAACAAACCCAGCGGCGCCGCGATGCTGGCCGAGCGGATGCCCAACGCCGACGTCCTGATCGCCGCGAACACCGGCCACTGGGTCCAGTGGGAGCGCGCCGAACTGTTCAACGCGGTCACCGCCGCGTTCTTGAAAACCTAATCACAGCAGACCAATACAAGGATCAAAGATGTCTACCATTCGAAAGCCTTCGCTGTTCGGCAGTGTACACCTGGGTTACGTCGTGATCGAGACCAACAAGATCAGCGACTGGAAGCGCTTCGGCCGCGACGCGCTCGGAATGCACCTCGACGAGATGGCACCCGACACCGTCAGGTTCCGCCTCGACGCCAACGAATGTCGCGTGCTGCTGCGACGGGGTCCGGCGGAAGACGTCGTTGCGCTGGGTTGGCAGCTCGACGGCCATGCGACGTTCGACGAGATCAGTCGCCGTGTCGCCGACCACGGGGTGCCCAGCGTCGAGGGCACCGACGAAGACGCGAAGCTGCGCGGTGTCGAGCGCTTCCTGCGGTTTCCCGGCCCGAACGGGCTCGCCCAGGAGATCTACACGACCGCCCGGACCGCGCCGCTGTCCCTGGACATACCGGGCAGCGGATTCGTCACCGGCGCAAGCGGAATGGGCCACGTCGCCCTCCCGACGAAGAAGCCACACCAACTGCGCGGCTACTACAGCCACGTCTTCGACGCGCGCCTCTCGGACTACATCGACGAGACCATCAACGGGCTGAAGCTCAAGATCCGGTTCCTCCGCGTCAACGAGCGTCACCACTCCGTGGCGATCGGATCGGTAAATGCGCTGCCGGTCAACCCGATTCGCACCCGTGTCCAGCACGTCAACGTCCAGGTCGCCACGCTCGACGACATGGTCAGCTCCTACCAGCGGGTCAAGGAACTGGGGTTCGGCATGGCCCTGTCGGTCGGCCAGCACACCAACGACAAGGAGCTGTCCTACTACGCCCTGACGCCGTCGGGATTCGAATGGGAGGTCGGGTGGAATCCGATCGTCGTCGACGAAGCCACCTGGAAGCCCACTACCCACCAGGGGATCAGCATCTGGGGTCACACGCCGGAAGGGCAAACCGTCATCGACAAGCTCAACCAGTTCGCGGTGGCCGCGCGCTCGCTACGCCACCGGGAAGACACGGTCGCGGCGCTCAGCTCACCCGGGATCGCCGACGACTAGCGGCTGGAGGCGCGTTCAGCGCCGCTTGTCGCGCACCTTGTAGGTCGACGGCCACGACTTGCGCGACTCGTCCCCCGTCAACGGGGTGCCCATGCCCCCGACCTTGACGTTGTAGGCCTCCTTGCCGGGGCCGACCTCCCGGTTCGCGTGTTCCTGGGCGAGGAAGTACAGCTCGTCGATCGTGGCTTCGTCGTAGGCGACGAACGAGGTCTCCCGTTCCATGTCGTCGATACCGATCAGCATCCGCGCGGGCACCAACCGCGAGGCCAACGCCGCCAGGCCAAACAGCGTGAACGGAATCAGCCAGTAACACAGGTACGACAACGGAGCCCTGCTGTCCAGCATCGTGGAGTCACCCCGCACGATCGGCGGGATCGCCGACGACACCGTCATGCCGGCCGCCGTCGCCACCCAGGTCCAGTTCAGGACGCCGACGGTCCGGCCGAACAGCTCGGTCTTGACGACGTCGGCGGGTTGTTCTGCGGCCGCGAACGCGCGCACGAACGGCTTGCCGGTCAGCGTGCCGACCAGCGCCACCACCAGCAGGCCGGCGGTGCTGAGCGGCAGCATCCAGCGCTGGGCGAACGGCAAGCCGAGCGCGAATGTCAGCACCGTCACTACCGCAAACACTGCGGCAGAACCGATTTCGAGCGTCCGCTCCGGCTTGCCGGCGCCGGCGCCGATCGCCAGCGCGATGGCCGCGACCGCGAGGCCGGCCAGCGCGGCGGCACCGGACGGGACGTTTCCGACGAGCACCCAATAAACGATCCACGGCGCAAGACCAAACAGCATGCCCACGATGGGTCAGTGTATGAGTGACGATTCACCCCAGTGTCGGCGGCAGGCCCAAAATTTGGTCCGGGAGTCCGGGCAACCACCGTCAAGCCGCGCTGATCGTCGTGATCGCCGCGCGGCCAAGGGCTTTGCCGATCGTGGGCCAGGAAAGGGCATATTGCCCTTGGCGTCGACTCCCGCCGAGGCCAGTCTGGAAGACACACGCCTGCGGACGGTGGCGGGTTCTTCCGAACCGTGAGCCAGGCGGGGCAAGGCTAGGTCGAGTCATGGAGCGCACGGCAACACCCGCTGAGGGCGTGGTGGCGATCGGCGCCTCCGCCGGCGGCATCGAGGCGCTGTGCGAACTGGCGGCGGGCATGCCGCCCGACTTCCCATTCGCCGTCATGATCGTCATTCACATGGGTCGGGGAGCGCCTTCCCTGCTGGCGCAGATCGTCGCGCGAAGCGGCCCGTTGCCGGCGGTCGCGGCGTCGACGGGGCGGTCCTGGAGGCCGGGCGGATATACGCCGCGGTGCCCGACCACCATCTGCTTGCCCGCGACCACCGGGTGGCACTGTCGGATGGGCCGCCGGAGAGCGGTCGCCGACCGGAGATCGATGCGCTGTTGCGGTACGTCGCGCTGGACTACGGGCCGCGCGCGATCGGTGTCCTGATGTCGGGGATGCATCTGAACGTGTCGGCAGCTATCCCGACGGGTTCGTGTTCAGGGCCATCGCCAGAAAGTCCAGCCGCCACAGCGACTCGAACAGCTTGCGCCCGAATTCCTTTACCAGATCGGTGTTTTCCGGGCCGACGTCCCCACGCTGCGCAACGTTCGCGATGATCTCCCGAATCGGGCGACGGCCGTCGACCTGCGCAACGAAGGGCAGCTGAGCCGGGTTGAGCTTCAGCTTCGTGCCGGGCAGGTGGATCTCGTCCCCGGACAGCAGGCAGGCCGTGCGCAGTAACGGGACGTAGTCGAGCGCTGCGGCGCTCGAGAAATCGATTGCGTAATGCTCTTGCGGCCGTTCGGGCCGGCAGGCGATGAAGAAGTGGGTGGCATTCGCCGGCTGCAGGCGTTCCATCACCGACCAGAGTTTGACGTCGGGCAGTCGGTTGAGCAGCTCCTGGAACTGGCTGACCGGCGCGACGAAGTCGTGCGGGTAGTACGGCGTCTTGTGGAACCAGCCCTGGAATGCCAGCCCCGCCGAGCTGACCAGGTCCAGGCATTCCTCGACGGTGTAGCTGCGCTGCCGACTGTGCAGGAAGGTGTCGACCAGGGCGCCGTCGGACACCAGATCACGCGTGCCCTTCAGATATGTGCGCACGGGGTGATCCGCCGGTAGCACCGCGATCGCCTCT includes:
- a CDS encoding class I SAM-dependent methyltransferase codes for the protein MTDDPRGDGVSRQYDRWEYPPPVTDLAAWSKNHWDWFDPFWAHRVLWPDREYKPDLDILIAGCGTFQAALFAFMNRSATVVAIDVSRSALKHQQYLKDKHGLGNLELHLLPIEEVPTLSRDFDLIVSTGVLHHMADPLAGLKALGGCLRTDGALGVMLYARYGRLGVDMLESVFRDLGLGQDDASVQLVKEAIAVLPADHPVRTYLKGTRDLVSDGALVDTFLHSRQRSYTVEECLDLVSSAGLAFQGWFHKTPYYPHDFVAPVSQFQELLNRLPDVKLWSVMERLQPANATHFFIACRPERPQEHYAIDFSSAAALDYVPLLRTACLLSGDEIHLPGTKLKLNPAQLPFVAQVDGRRPIREIIANVAQRGDVGPENTDLVKEFGRKLFESLWRLDFLAMALNTNPSG